One genomic window of Salvia miltiorrhiza cultivar Shanhuang (shh) chromosome 4, IMPLAD_Smil_shh, whole genome shotgun sequence includes the following:
- the LOC131022668 gene encoding transcription factor bHLH140 isoform X1, translated as MESVEIDRGETMSEGGKGKELKQIIVVLMGLPGSGKSTFCEEVAKISCRPWVRVCQDSINNGKAGTKNQCLSVAANALKGGKSVLIDRCNIDREQRAEFLKLGGPETEKHVVVLDLLPTLCISRSVKRTGHEGNLQGGRAAAVVNHMVPKKELPKLSEGFDRIMFCYNEKDVKEAINLYGSLTLDDSLPSGCFGQKSSNSTVQVGIMKFFKKGDASGNAKSVAKDSGNQGAKTGSHTACDALQKMREGGELDMTSTSGSTASGSIPTLAFPSISTADFQFDLEKASNIIVEKVEEYIGRIGKGKLVLVDLSRGSKILSLVETKAAKKNIDSNKFSTFVGDITRLRSQGGLHCNVIANTTNWRLKPGGGGVNSAIFKAAGPELEVATKERAETLAPGKCVAVPLPSSSPLIAEGVTHVIHVLGPNMNPMRPDCLKDNYSEGCKILREAYSSLFEAFVSIVESNNKDQNGKRAADYIPESNKKSKGSTWGTWAQALHKIAMHPDNHKDVVLEVSDNVVVIKDSYPKAQQHLLVIARLPGLDSIADVRTEHIPLLKEMHAVGLKWAEKFILEDKSQSFRLGYHSIPSMRQLHLHMISQDFDSSHLKNKKHWLSFNSPFFLDSLDVIEGLEKGGKLSLANETCFAGPLRCHRCQSVNPNIPKLKNHIRSCKEPFTCLLEAGCLISSEGKYR; from the exons ATGGAATCAGTGGAAATTGATCGAGGAGAAACTATGTCTGAAG GAGGaaagggaaaagaattgaaGCAAATCATAGTAGTATTAATGGGTCTGCCGGGAAGTGGAAAATCAACCTTTTGCGAGGAAGTGGCGAAGATTTCTTGCCGCCCATGGGTCCGCGTTTGCCAG GATTCAATCAATAATGGTAAAGCTGGGACAAAAAACCAGTGTTTATCTGTTGCAGCTAATGCTTTGAAGGGTGGTAAGAGCGTGTTGATAGACAGGTGTAACATTGACAGGGAGCAGAGGGCAGAGTTTCTGAAACTTGGTGGTCCAGAAACAGAGAAACATGTTGTGGTGCTTGATCTACTGCCCACGCTTTGTATCTCTCGTTCCGTGAAGCGTACTGGGCATGAGGGCAACTTACAAGGCGGTAGAGCAGCTGCAGTTGTGAATCACATGGTGCCGAAGAAGGAACTCCCTAAACTGAGTGAAGGGTTTGACCGGATTATGTTTTGCTACAATGAGAAAGATGTGAAAGAAGCTATCAATCTGTATGGTTCTCTCACCCTGGACGATTCTCTTCCTTCTGGTTGTTTCGGACAGAAGAGTTCGAATTCCACGGTTCAAGTTGGGATCAtgaaatttttcaaaaaaggaGATGCTTCCGGAAATGCTAAATCTGTGGCGAAAGACTCTGGCAATCAGGGAGCAAAAACGGGTTCTCATACAGCCTGTGATGCTCTTCAGAAGATGAGGGAAGGCGGTGAATTGGACATGACCTCTACTTCAGGTTCTACTGCTTCTGGCAGCATTCCAACTTTGGCATTTCCATCCATTTCTACTGCAGATTTTCAATTTGATCTTGAGAAGGCATCCAACATTATTGTTGAGAAAGTTGAGGAATATATTGGTAGGATTGGAAAGGGTAAACTTGTTTTGGTAGATTTGTCTCGTGGATCAAAGATATTGTCCCTGGTTGAGACCAAGGCTGCGAAGAAGAACATTGATTCCAACAAGTTTTCTACATTTGTTGGAGATATAACTCGACTCCGTTCTCAGGGAGGTTTACACTGCAACGTAATTGCTAATACCACGAACTG GCGTCTAAAACCGGGAGGTGGAGGAGTAAATTCTGCTATATTTAAAGCTGCAGGCCCTGAGCTAGAAGTTGCAACCAAGGAAAGAGCTGAAACCCTTGCTCCTGGGAAATGTGTGGCCGTGCCACTTCCTTCATCTTCTCCATTGATTGCTGAAGGTGTGACTCATGTTATTCATGTTCTCGGACCGAATATGAACCCCATGAGACCCGACTGCCTTAAAGACAACTATTCTGAGGGATGCAAGATTCTTCGTGAAGCTTACTCGTCACTATTTGAAGCCTTTGTTTCTATAGTAGAGTCCAATAACAAGGATCAAAATGGCAAAAGAGCAGCAGATTATATACCTGAGAGCAACAAGAAGAGCAAGGGTTCAACTTGGGGCACATGGGCTCAAGCTCTTCACAAGATTGCAATGCATCCTGACAATCATAAGGATGTTGTGCTTGAGGTTTCGGATAACGTCGTAGTGATAAAGGATTCTTATCCAAAG GCACAACAGCACCTCTTGGTCATTGCACGACTTCCTGGTCTCGACAGCATTGCCGATGTCCGCACTGAACACATTCCATTATTGAAAGAAATGCATGCTGTTGGCTTGAAATGGGCCGAAAAGTTCATTCTTGAAGATAAGTCACAGTCATTCCGCCTCGGCTACCATTCA ATCCCCTCAATGCGGCAACTGCACCTTCACATGATAAGCCAGGACTTCGACTCGAGTCATCTGAAGAACAAGAAGCATTGGCTTTCATTCAATTCTCCATTCTTCCTAGATTCATTAGATGTGATTGAGGGACTCGAAAAGGGTGGAAAGCTCAGTTTGGCAAATGAAACGTGCTTTGCAGGGCCATTGCGTTGCCATCGCTGTCAAAGTGTAAATCCAAACATACCTAAACTCAAGAACCATATTCGCTCTTGCAAAGAGCCCTTCACATGTCTACTCGAAGCTGGTTGTCTTATTTCCTCGGAAGGCAAGTATAGATAA
- the LOC131022668 gene encoding transcription factor bHLH140 isoform X2, whose translation MGPRLPGRPTSHITPLLSAERREQRAEFLKLGGPETEKHVVVLDLLPTLCISRSVKRTGHEGNLQGGRAAAVVNHMVPKKELPKLSEGFDRIMFCYNEKDVKEAINLYGSLTLDDSLPSGCFGQKSSNSTVQVGIMKFFKKGDASGNAKSVAKDSGNQGAKTGSHTACDALQKMREGGELDMTSTSGSTASGSIPTLAFPSISTADFQFDLEKASNIIVEKVEEYIGRIGKGKLVLVDLSRGSKILSLVETKAAKKNIDSNKFSTFVGDITRLRSQGGLHCNVIANTTNWRLKPGGGGVNSAIFKAAGPELEVATKERAETLAPGKCVAVPLPSSSPLIAEGVTHVIHVLGPNMNPMRPDCLKDNYSEGCKILREAYSSLFEAFVSIVESNNKDQNGKRAADYIPESNKKSKGSTWGTWAQALHKIAMHPDNHKDVVLEVSDNVVVIKDSYPKAQQHLLVIARLPGLDSIADVRTEHIPLLKEMHAVGLKWAEKFILEDKSQSFRLGYHSIPSMRQLHLHMISQDFDSSHLKNKKHWLSFNSPFFLDSLDVIEGLEKGGKLSLANETCFAGPLRCHRCQSVNPNIPKLKNHIRSCKEPFTCLLEAGCLISSEGKYR comes from the exons ATGGGTCCGCGTTTGCCAGGTAGACCTACATCGCACATTACACCGTTGTTATCTGCTGAAAGAAG GGAGCAGAGGGCAGAGTTTCTGAAACTTGGTGGTCCAGAAACAGAGAAACATGTTGTGGTGCTTGATCTACTGCCCACGCTTTGTATCTCTCGTTCCGTGAAGCGTACTGGGCATGAGGGCAACTTACAAGGCGGTAGAGCAGCTGCAGTTGTGAATCACATGGTGCCGAAGAAGGAACTCCCTAAACTGAGTGAAGGGTTTGACCGGATTATGTTTTGCTACAATGAGAAAGATGTGAAAGAAGCTATCAATCTGTATGGTTCTCTCACCCTGGACGATTCTCTTCCTTCTGGTTGTTTCGGACAGAAGAGTTCGAATTCCACGGTTCAAGTTGGGATCAtgaaatttttcaaaaaaggaGATGCTTCCGGAAATGCTAAATCTGTGGCGAAAGACTCTGGCAATCAGGGAGCAAAAACGGGTTCTCATACAGCCTGTGATGCTCTTCAGAAGATGAGGGAAGGCGGTGAATTGGACATGACCTCTACTTCAGGTTCTACTGCTTCTGGCAGCATTCCAACTTTGGCATTTCCATCCATTTCTACTGCAGATTTTCAATTTGATCTTGAGAAGGCATCCAACATTATTGTTGAGAAAGTTGAGGAATATATTGGTAGGATTGGAAAGGGTAAACTTGTTTTGGTAGATTTGTCTCGTGGATCAAAGATATTGTCCCTGGTTGAGACCAAGGCTGCGAAGAAGAACATTGATTCCAACAAGTTTTCTACATTTGTTGGAGATATAACTCGACTCCGTTCTCAGGGAGGTTTACACTGCAACGTAATTGCTAATACCACGAACTG GCGTCTAAAACCGGGAGGTGGAGGAGTAAATTCTGCTATATTTAAAGCTGCAGGCCCTGAGCTAGAAGTTGCAACCAAGGAAAGAGCTGAAACCCTTGCTCCTGGGAAATGTGTGGCCGTGCCACTTCCTTCATCTTCTCCATTGATTGCTGAAGGTGTGACTCATGTTATTCATGTTCTCGGACCGAATATGAACCCCATGAGACCCGACTGCCTTAAAGACAACTATTCTGAGGGATGCAAGATTCTTCGTGAAGCTTACTCGTCACTATTTGAAGCCTTTGTTTCTATAGTAGAGTCCAATAACAAGGATCAAAATGGCAAAAGAGCAGCAGATTATATACCTGAGAGCAACAAGAAGAGCAAGGGTTCAACTTGGGGCACATGGGCTCAAGCTCTTCACAAGATTGCAATGCATCCTGACAATCATAAGGATGTTGTGCTTGAGGTTTCGGATAACGTCGTAGTGATAAAGGATTCTTATCCAAAG GCACAACAGCACCTCTTGGTCATTGCACGACTTCCTGGTCTCGACAGCATTGCCGATGTCCGCACTGAACACATTCCATTATTGAAAGAAATGCATGCTGTTGGCTTGAAATGGGCCGAAAAGTTCATTCTTGAAGATAAGTCACAGTCATTCCGCCTCGGCTACCATTCA ATCCCCTCAATGCGGCAACTGCACCTTCACATGATAAGCCAGGACTTCGACTCGAGTCATCTGAAGAACAAGAAGCATTGGCTTTCATTCAATTCTCCATTCTTCCTAGATTCATTAGATGTGATTGAGGGACTCGAAAAGGGTGGAAAGCTCAGTTTGGCAAATGAAACGTGCTTTGCAGGGCCATTGCGTTGCCATCGCTGTCAAAGTGTAAATCCAAACATACCTAAACTCAAGAACCATATTCGCTCTTGCAAAGAGCCCTTCACATGTCTACTCGAAGCTGGTTGTCTTATTTCCTCGGAAGGCAAGTATAGATAA
- the LOC131022672 gene encoding uncharacterized protein LOC131022672: MEVLKAQNCTSPTTIRPADLRRDLPPPFLPPPPRYAASALHRSTHVVQPCLPDSPLSLCRRRRLLCLDEQGSHPGLSQVKGESHTNRRDCCIIYVIEGNQLLLKCSSLKLAN; the protein is encoded by the exons ATGGAGGTGTTGAAAGCTCAAAACTGCACTTCCCCCACCACGATTCGCCCCGCTGACCTCCGCCGCGATCTGCCACCTCCCTTTCTCCCTCCCCCACCGCGATACGCAGCGTCGGCCCTGCATCGATCTACCCATG TCGTTCAACCTTGCCTCCCCGACTCGCCACTGTCCCTGTGCCGTCGTCGGAGACTCCTCTGCCTCGACGAACAAGGTAGCCACCCCGGGCTCTCACAAGTGAAAGGAGAGTCTCACACAAACAG GAGAGATTGCTGCATAATTTATGTGATTGAAGGAAATCAACTCCTGCTGAAGTGCTCATCTTTAAAGCTGGCTAATTGA
- the LOC131022980 gene encoding uncharacterized protein LOC131022980, translating into MAQRWFHNLRSNSVQSYDDLHLMFMRQFASAKRVGKTPISLMDIRQESQETLREYVARFNTIALDIPEAESQIKWYAFARGLKQGPLFEALQIKPPTSFEDIMTIIPGYLQLEDAKLARKAEADKLKPKKQDSADTGEKYITRNPYRGLPPRTMVVEVGTGPLITAQAERREERSGYRDDLQNPTQWNRHVDEIFHQIKGENYFRAPKNYQPGAPTPGKNNLLCEYHNRYGHLTRECGHLKHQLEILVRKGFLDRYIERPRGTYKEHRYDEHRQDRDDERRRRDDTRRGHDDRERRDRYEERRERRDHRRDSQDRHNPANHVQYDREVHMITGENNIPTSNRAKKQLARTVRSGYYDQSVMTVNTASNEPTISFGPKDARPLFYPHDDALVFSANVANMLVHRIFVDSGSAVNILYLACWQAMGLEAKLEPNVAPLYGFSGESVLPVGTIELPMTIGRSGGKKTRMVKFLVIDAPKPSYNMILGRPALNSFKAIISTLYLKMKFPLEEGQIGEVWGDQAVSKKCHVQVLTQYSGQKRERFVHQTETSKKGKTGTVTASEPERREIAEL; encoded by the coding sequence ATGGCTCAGCGATGGTTCCACAATCTGAGAAGTAACTCTGTACAATCCTACGACGATCTTCATCTCATGTTCATGAGACAGTTTGCCAGCGCAAAGAGGGTAGGGAAAACGCCCATTTCTTTGATGGACATCAGACAGGAATCACAGGAAACGCTCCGCGAATACGTGGCACGGTTCAACACAATCGCGTTAGATATACCAGAAGCTGAATCTCAGATTAAATGGTACGCCTTTGCTAGAGGGTTAAAGCAAGGCCCACTCTTCGAGGCGCTCCAGATCAAGCCGCCTACCAGTTTCGAAGACATCATGACAATAATACCAGGATATCTTCAGCTAGAAGATGCTAAACTGGCAAGGAAAGCGGAGGCCGATAAACTCAAGCCTAAGAAGCAGGACAGCGCAGACACTGGAGAAAAATACATCACGCGGAATCCCTACCGAGGTTTACCTCCAAGAACAATGGTTGTGGAGGTCGGAACAGGTCCGTTGATTACGGCGCAGgcagagaggagagaggagcgTAGTGGTTACCGAGATGATTTGCAAAATCCGACCCAATGGAATCGTCACGTCGATGAGATTTTCCATCAGATTAAGGGAGAGAATTATTTCCGAGCCCCAAAAAATTACCAACCCGGAGCCCCAACCCCGGGCAAGAACAATTTGTTATGTGAATATCACAATCGTTACGGTCATCTCACCCGCGAATGTGGACATCTGAAGCATCAGCTAGAAATCTTGGTAAGGAAAGGGTTCCTGGACCGATACATAGAAAGACCACGAGGCACATACAAAGAACATCGCTATGATGAACATAGGCAAGACAGAGATGACGAGCGGCGCAGGCGGGATGACACCCGTCGCGGCCACGATGACAGGGAAAGGAGGGATAGATATgaggagagaagagaaagaagaGATCATAGACGAGACAGCCAGGATAGACACAACCCCGCAAATCATGTTCAATATGACAGAGAAGTGCACATGATCACAGGAGAAAACAACATACCAACATCTAACAGGGCCAAGAAGCAACTAGCCCGCACAGTCAGATCTGGATACTACGACCAATCTGTCATGACAGTCAACACCGCGTCTAATGAACCAACAATATCTTTTGGACCAAAGGATGCTAGGCCCCTGTTTTATCCTCATGACGATGCCTTGGTATTTTCCGCCAACGTGGCTAACATGCTGGTGCATCGCATCTTTGTCGATTCAGGCAGCGCCGTCAACATCTTATACCTGGCATGCTGGCAGGCAATGGGTCTGGAGGCTAAGTTAGAGCCGAATGTGGCTCCTCTTTATGGGTTTTCAGGGGAATCAGTCCTACCGGTGGGAACAATCGAACTGCCGATGACGATAGGGCGATCAGGAGGAAAAAAGACTCGCATGGTCAAGTTCTTGGTCATTGATGCACCAAAGCCCTCTTACAACATGATCCTTGGGAGACCAGCCCTGAACTCTTTCAAAGCAATCATTTCTACCCTTTACCTGAAGATGAAGTTCCCCTTGGAAGAAGGCCAAATTGGCGAAGTGTGGGGAGATCAAGCTGTGTCGAAGAAATGCCATGTACAAGTATTAACTCAATACTCGGGACAAAAACGAGAAAGGTTCGTACACCAaacagagacaagcaaaaaggGGAAAACTGGAACGGTTACGGCTTCAGAGCCCGAGCGGAGAGAGATTGCAGAGCTGTAA
- the LOC131022981 gene encoding uncharacterized protein LOC131022981: MVKWAIELGEYDVMFEPRTTIKAQALADFIQETTRWPLRGPWTAQVDGSVTKEGCGVGIYIESPEDGAYQFVIKFEDKMSNNETEYEAVIRAAHILKELRADTAIIKTDSQLVAQQLRGECEVRDDRMRAYYDQMQQLKEKFEELEIVQVPREENRRADLLARMASAVDQSWNNEVMLLFEPKRSPEVQVCAVEAVNDWRAPIIHFLRTGERMEGDTAKYARYENFCLISNQFYKRSFTHPFLKCLSSQEAEFALKEIHQGCCGNHAGYKDSTRKIIRAGFYWPGIDRDTKAYVKKCAPCQRHAPRINVPGEEMGIMYSAHPFDKWGIDIVGKLPTAPGGKCFLIVAVDYFSKWVEAEAVTKVDEATIEKFIWKNICCRYGVPRVLISDNGTQFTSHKIEDFCSRMDIEQRFVSVAHPQANGQVELANRTICEGIKKRLERSR, from the coding sequence ATGGTAAAATGGGCCATTGAATTGGGCGAATATGATGTGATGTTCGAGCCCCGTACAACCATTAAGGCGCAGGCCTTGGCTGACTTTATCCAAGAGACCACGAGATGGCCGTTGCGAGGACCATGGACGGCGCAGGTTGACGGCTCCGTCACCAAGGAGGGGTGTGGAGTCGGAATATATATCGAATCACCAGAAGATGGAGCCTACCAGTTTGTGATCAAGTTCGAGGACAAGATGTCAAACAATGAGACGGAATATGAGGCAGTGATAAGGGCCGCCCACATCTTGAAGGAGCTCAGAGCAGATACAGCCATAATCAAGACCGATTCCCAACTGGTAGCCCAGCAGCTGAGAGGTGAATGTGAGGTTCGAGATGACAGAATGAGAGCTTATTATGATCAAATGCAACAACTCAAGGAAAAATTTGAAGAACTGGAAATAGTACAAGTACCCCGAGAAGAAAATCGAAGGGCTGATCTGCTAGCAAGGATGGCCAGCGCCGTCGATCAATCATGGAACAATGAAGTCATGCTCCTATTCGAGCCAAAGAGGAGTCCAGAAGTCCAAGTCTGCGCTGTCGAAGCGGTGAATGATTGGCGAGCCCCAATAATTCATTTCTTACGAACAGGGGAAAGAATGGAGGGAGACACAGCAAAGTACGCTAGATATGAGAATTTTTGCTTGATCAGCAACCAGTTTTATAAGAGATCTTTCACACATCCGTTCCTCAAATGTTTATCGTCGCAAGAGGCAGAGTTTGCTCTAAAGGAAATCCATCAGGGATGCTGTGGGAACCACGCGGGATACAAAGACTCGACCAGAAAAATCATCAGAGCAGGTTTTTATTGGCCTGGCATCGACAGGGATACCAAAGCTTATGTAAAGAAGTGTGCACCTTGCCAGAGACATGCGCCAAGAATCAACGTCCCAGGGGAAGAAATGGGGATAATGTACTCAGCACATCCCTTCGACAAATGGGGAATTGATATCGTGGGCAAACTACCGACGGCACCGGGGGGAAAATGCTTCCTGATAGTGGCAGTGGATTATTTTTCGAAATGGGTGGAAGCAGAGGCTGTAACAAAAGTGGACGAGGCCACCATCGAAAAGTTCATCTGGAAaaacatctgttgcagataTGGGGTGCCCAGAGTTCTAATATCAGATAACGGAACCCAGTTCACTAGCCacaaaattgaagatttttgTTCAAGAATGGACATCGAGCAAAGATTCGTCTCAGTAGCCCATCCCCAAGCCAATGGTCAAGTCGAGCTGGCTAATCGCACTATCTGCGAGGGCATCAAGAAAAGATTGGAAAGAAGCAGATGA